A region of Haliotis asinina isolate JCU_RB_2024 chromosome 9, JCU_Hal_asi_v2, whole genome shotgun sequence DNA encodes the following proteins:
- the LOC137296426 gene encoding protein tyrosine phosphatase domain-containing protein 1-like, with translation MEPDPDEQIHPGLESLDWGNDSKGTTPSAKYNKLSEQARKLMSGEKQCAMFCGGKKCKYCTYNQWTKEQMDIDGIYSNWVTDKILAMARPTNMAIKEKKLLDAFENAGIKTVINLQMPGEHASCGEGLDKSGFSYDPQQLMERGIFFYNFGWNDYGVASMSTLLDIAKVMQFALSEGKIAVHCHAGLGRTGLMIACYLVFTNRELSSDAVQYVRSRRPNSIQTGEQVRTVAEFEEYLKPFRIIFASKDPDAHEFSLRQFLNRQQHILHGFEAKKLKYIPKIVYVCCERLLELASKGNSLHKTRSTLTMSDLQSDILKRTISGNSLATDLSSQISVCSNGNALSDEVGSETAMSEHFEDLKQKDFKDNAINGNENGKGHKKKGANNKTDDDHIAENRKIHRKSNSEGTLSGSDNSVSDNTVEAKDSASTSGFGRDSRSGKSYTSTSPYGSTPEDPSLWIVEALIETDYSDIVLKKVADFEEALNQTDEAWSVIAQEQDPVVLSLLMWDWLDQLSEPALSAQDLLTLLGSSEPPLDALYKVEKGVKYLLEYASRVIIKLHPISSSLQQSLLERLLSHLTHQSVRQEVLSRHGPESMDDWPKMKTSTTRDLIRFVEKLIKSMKVKDSRKR, from the exons ATGGAGCCAGATCCAGATGAACAGATCCACCCAGGCCTGGAGTCCCTGGACTGGGGCAATGATTCTAAAG GAACAACGCCCTCTGCCAAGTACAACAAGCTGTCGGAGCAGGCCAGAAAGTTGATGTCAGGTGAGAAACAATGTGCCATGTTCTGTGGAGGCAAGAAGTGCAAGTACTGCACTTACAACCAGTGGACCAAGGAGCAGATGGACATCGATGGAATCTACTCAAACTG GGTGACAGACAAGATTCTAGCCATGGCCAGGCCCACCAACATGGCGATAAAGGAGAAGAAACTACTGGATGCATTTGAAAA TGCAGGTATCAAGACAGTGATCAACCTACAGATGCCTGGGGAACATGCGTCTTGTGGAGAGGGGCTGGACAAGAGTGGCTTTTCCTACGATCCTCAGCAACTCATGGAGAGAGGAA ttttcttcTACAATTTTGGATG GAATGACTATGGCGTTGCCTCGATGAGCACCCTCCTGGACATTGCTAAAGTGATGCAGTTTGCTCTGTCTGAGGGCAAGATTGCTGTCCACTGCCATGCTGGCCTTG GTAGGACTGGACTGATGATTGCATGTTACCTGGTTTTCACCAACAGAGAGCTGTCCAGTGATGCTGTCCAGTATGTTCGGTCCCGGAG ACCCAACTCAATACAGACTGGGGAACAAGTCCGGACTGTTGCAGAATTTGAAGAGTACCTGAAGCCATTCAGGATCATCTTCGCATCTAA AGATCCAGATGCTCATGAGTTCTCACTGCGTCAGTTTCTCAATCGTCAACAACATATACTGCACGGGTTTGAAGCCAAGAAACTCAAGTATATTCCAAAA attgtgtatgtgtgttgtgaACGATTGCTAGAGCTTGCTTCAAAAGGTAACTCTCTCCACAAGACCCGAAGTACTTTGACCATGTCAGATCTACAGTCTGACATACTTAAAAGAACAATTAGTGGTAATTCCCTAGCAACTGATTTAAGTTCCCAGATATCTGTATGTTCTAATGGAAATGCCCTGTCTGATGAAGTGGGATCTGAGACTGCCATGAGTGAACATTTTGaagatttgaaacaaaaagatTTCAAAGACAATGCTATTAATGGCAATGAAAATGGCAAAGGTCATAAAAAGAAAGGTGCTAACAACAAAACAGACGATGATCATATCGCTGAAAACAGAAAAATTCATCGAAAGTCAAATTCCGAGGGAACCCTATCAGGGTCAGATAACTCTGTCAGTGATAACACAGTTGAAGCGAAGGATAGTGCAAGTACATCTGGCTTTGGTAGAGACTCTCGCTCAGGCAAGAGCTACACATCAACCAGCCCTTATGGGTCAACACCTGAAGATCCATCTCTCTGGATTGTGGAGGCCTTAATTGAGACAGACTATTCTGATATTGTCCTGAAGAAAGTGGCTGATTTTGAG GAAGCACTGAATCAGACTGATGAAGCTTGGAGTGTGATTGCACAGGAGCAGGATCCTGTCGTCCTCAGTCTCCTCATGTGGGATTGGCTGGACCAACTGAGT GAGCCTGCTTTGTCAGCTCAGGATTTGCTGACCCTGCTGGGGAGCAGTGAACCCCCACTGGATGCTCTGTACAAGGTGGAGAAG GGGGTAAAGTACCTGCTGGAGTACGCCTCCCGAGTGATCATCAAGCTGCATCCTATCTCCAGCAGCCTCCAACAGAGTCTCCTGGAACGTCTCCTGTCTCACCTCACACACCAATCAGTGCGCCAGGAGGTCCTGTCCCGACAcggaccagagtccatggatgacTGGCCCAAGATGAAGACCAGCACCACCAGGGACCTCATCCGCTTCGTTGAAAAACTCATCAAGAGCATGAAGGTCAAGGACAGCAGGAAGCGGTGA
- the LOC137296535 gene encoding bromodomain adjacent to zinc finger domain protein 1A-like, with amino-acid sequence MGCKQTKVTSLKQTSAEEALTGKINCPHELYYARSQVTRPTPRLSGAEILQQLRDEGLVPDRQSSGGVAFSVPAVEGVVPRGKPPRRLEQIPVRCFYTAERRRQKADLFRFDRLVEQVQRKQLDREIKHKAVKDEKKRRLFLKKMRAEHQLQMREEKLKKLEEEREAKRKKPVTN; translated from the exons ATGGGCTGCAAACAGACCAAAGTTACGTCTTTGAAGCAGACTTCTGCCGAGGAGGCTCTGACGGGCAAGATCAACTGTCCTCATGAGCTGTACTACGCCAGGAGTCAGGTGACACGGCCCACACCCCGTCTGTCAGGGGCGGAGATTCTTCAACAGCTACGAGATGAGGGCTTGGTCCCCGACCGTCAGTCCAGCGGAGGAGTGGCCTTCTCTGTCCCCGCTGTGGAGGGGGTTgttccccgtggcaagcctccTCGACGTCTGGAGCAAATCCCAGTGCGATGCTTCTACACAGCTGAGAGGAGGCGACAGAAGGCAGATCTATTCCGATTTGACAG GCTGGTGGAGCAGGTCCAGAGGAAACAACTGGACAGAGAAATCAAGCACAAAGCTGTCAAGGACgagaagaaacgtcgcctgttCCTGAAGAAAATGAGGGCGGAACATCAGCTCCAGATGAGGGAGGAGAAACTGAAGAAGCTGGAGGAAGAGCGGGAGGCAAAGAGGAAGAAGCCAGTCACGAACTAG
- the LOC137296729 gene encoding uncharacterized protein produces the protein MNGDYNPNGNGSSSEDTTSVWVGNNMPVVSMEPLVDQFGNLRFGNQVIPLTTPVAPFLNQTPSLPNLTASSFPNLNSVQLPLNSPLLTPQQTGQFYVVNVPTSQNISPGPLNSAPTQTYVHQIPSPSSAQTPSQSDVFNVNSLRHVTTQSSSVNPHVANSNNSSDVYGVHTLRHVQTHKNYSENESSGVNRTTNLANGANTRPTHVNSPETTQTVYQTQRRSSDQESPFRGQPYMKQLSIDSSNGELIRSPERSVPPLVSSAAFTTQLPVGDNYANERENATRLVFGTNSGQDGTSTSSMTSSASVSPYNSVPSSPRTDPGTLLTGLEADNKVVYDPVPPRYAKPTDKSRCLVCDKTVYAMEKRGPIKDDVLFHKGCFRCAVCNMILDLKNFCQNPNDIADLNIYCKSHKPSEKFGKLDAGALSITRALQAPRLGQKNEQIRGGPEAMKGGKMDAGALSIRSALNVPKAQITSNETVKNTAHTYQIDNQTVAMVHARSVPATELQVSNKLRTQAWSRSNRKAESVPPPDVIRHDTRLSDYTGDPYSHDPPS, from the coding sequence ATGAACGGCGACTACAACCCCAACGGCAACGGCAGTTCTTCCGAGGACACCACGTCAGTGTGGGTTGGCAACAACATGCCCGTCGTCAGCATGGAACCCCTCGTCGACCAGTTTGGTAATCTCAGATTTGGAAATCAGGTGATCCCTCTGACGACACCAGTCGCGCCCTTCCTCAATCAAACACCAAGCCTTCCAAACCTCACCGCTTCCTCGTTTCCGAATCTCAACTCGGTACAGCTTCCCCTAAACTCCCCCTTGCTGACGCCACAGCAGACGGGGCAGTTTTACGTCGTCAACGTGCCAACGTCACAAAACATCTCCCCTGGTCCCCTGAATAGTGCCCCGACACAGACGTATGTGCATCAGATACCGAGTCCATCGTCAGCTCAGACGCCAAGTCAAAGTGACGTATTCAACGTCAATTCTCTCCGACATGTTACAACACAGAGCTCGAGCGTGAATCCTCATGTTGCGAACTCGAATAATTCAAGTGATGTATACGGCGTGCACACATTGCGACATGTACAAACCCACAAAAATTACAGCGAAAATGAATCAAGCGGAGTGAACAGAACAACTAATTTAGCAAATGGGGCAAATACCAGACCTACACATGTCAATAGTCCTGAGACAACGCAGACAGTTTACCAAACACAGAGACGTTCAAGTGACCAGGAATCTCCGTTTCGTGGTCAACCATACATGAAGCAGCTGTCTATAGATAGCTCTAATGGAGAACTCATACGATCACCGGAACGGAGTGTTCCCCCACTTGTGTCGTCTGCAGCCTTCACAACACAACTTCCGGTGGGCGATAATTATGCAAATGAGCGAGAAAATGCCACAAGGCTGGTTTTTGGGACAAACAGTGGTCAAGATGGAACAAGTACCTCCAGTATGACGTCATCAGCGTCTGTCAGTCCATATAACTCCGTTCCCTCATCTCCAAGGACTGACCCAGGGACTCTTTTAACCGGACTTGAGGCCGACAATAAAGTCGTATACGATCCTGTACCTCCTCGCTACGCCAAACCCACGGACAAATCACGGTGTCTTGTATGCGATAAGACTGTGTACGCTATGGAGAAACGTGGACCTATCAAAGATGACGTGCTGTTTCATAAAGGATGTTTTAGGTGCGCTGTCTGCAACATGATCCTGGACCTGAAGAATTTCTGCCAGAACCCAAATGACATAGCGGATCTGAACATTTACTGTAAGTCTCATAAACCCTCCGAAAAGTTTGGGAAACTTGACGCTGGTGCCTTGTCCATAACTCGGGCCTTGCAGGCTCCACGGCTGGGTCAGAAGAACGAACAGATTAGAGGAGGGCCTGAAGCAATGAAGGGAGGAAAGATGGACGCTGGGGCGCTCAGTATAAGAAGTGCACTGAACGTTCCAAAAGCCCAGATTACGTCAAACGAGACTGTCAAAAACACAGCACATACCTACCAAATAGACAACCAAACTGTTGCCATGGTGCACGCGAGGAGTGTCCCAGCAACTGAACTCCAAGTATCGAATAAACTACGAACCCAAGCGTGGTCACGTTCCAATAGGAAAGCGGAAAGTGTCCCGCCTCCCGATGTCATCCGACACGATACACGACTTTCCGACTATACCGGAGATCCGTACAGCCACGATCCGCCGTCGTAA